The proteins below come from a single Lineus longissimus chromosome 5, tnLinLong1.2, whole genome shotgun sequence genomic window:
- the LOC135488115 gene encoding anoctamin-4-like isoform X12 translates to MDPNQDQARPIGFELMNVAGGEGETQPPPVGFEGIAQPAARPPPPGLYPQLDVPASNGLTQDTEERYPPASDLNDVKVDTNDEMGERAPLAGDMHGIDVEEAKGYHTMEEYSSQERRGLKVAKETMFFDDGKRRIDYVLAYREDDDDDKFVKKQERRAIYEEGLVELGLELEKEDKKDSQDGKTYYIKLHCPWEVLTRYAELMSMKMPMKIEGQSLVGDRKENDIEEEGRGCCGKRLPTCFEISEDIIKPDPDYYTTPFNRQRLDMFIIKDQENFFNNSQRSRIAHECLNTTRFDDERSAIGLRKLINSGTYDAVYPLHEPWIKPQVSDPNAENGSFKSDHSLLTAGAENDRHLLYEMWARPKNWYKFQPLDLIRKYYGEKIGIYFTWLGFYTTALIPPSLVGLICFIYGCATVFGNTPSNDICDESGIGNLTMCPMCDLRCPYWRLKESCAYSRLTYLFDNGATVFFAIFMALWATLFLEFWKRREKEIQYDWDVADFEEEEETIRPEYEATVTHKRVNPVTQNLEPYMPVYSRAPRIGGTMLAILFMICLVLAAVFAVIIYRVIIVAVLYAQGDTLIKKYAKLLTTATAALLSLITIMLLNKIYEKIAIFLTNFEQPRTETEFEDKFTSKMFLFQFVNYYSTIFYIAFFKGRLNDYPGSTTFYVAGSYRQEECDPAGCLIELCIQLGITMIGKQAFNNIKELVIPVVMNYIRARKAKKAEKDEKNVYTRWEQDFDLGAQPDLGLFEEYLEMVVQFGFITIFVAAFPLAPLFALINNVIEIRLDAYKFVTQWRRPVAARSQDIGVWMIILKSISYFSVLTNACIIAYTSDFIPKLVYLYEYSPDGKLTGYMNNSLSVFNVTNFQPGSAPEDPRTDIFGTVIYCRYRDYRVGPGEPREYKYSMQYWHIFAAKLAFVLVFEHFVFILKALIDYFVPDMPGNVKAQILREKYLTKTALHDAEALKAKLLRKRMSSSPAAAQIETNM, encoded by the exons GTTTTGAAGGTATCGCCCAGCCTGCAGCAAGGCCCCCACCCCCAGGACTGTACCCCCAGCTCGATGTGCCTGCTAGTAATGGACTTACTCAAG ATACTGAAGAGAGGTATCCACCTGCCAGTGACCTTAACGACGTCAAGGTCGACACGAATGACGAG ATGGGTGAACGAGCACCGTTAGCTGGTGACATGCATGGCATAGACGTTGAGGAGGCCAAG GGCTATCATACCATGGAGGAATACAGTAGCCAAGAAAGACGAGGACTG aaagtGGCCAAGGAgactatgttctttgatgatgGGAAGAGGAGAATCGATTATGTCTTGGCCTACAGagaagatgacgacgatgacaagtTTGTCAAGAAACAAGAGAGAAGGGCGATCTACGAAGAGGGCCTTGTTGAATTAGGCCTGGAGTTGGAGAAGGAGGACAAGAAG GACTCTCAGGATGGGAAGACCTACTACATCAAACTTCATTGCCCATGGGAAGTCTTGACCCGATATGCTGAGTTGATGAGCATGAAGATGCCTATGAAG ATCGAAGGCCAAAGTCTG GTTGGCGATCGTAAG GAGAATGACATTGAAGAAGAAGGCAGAGGCTGCTGTGGCAAAAGGTTGCCAACTTGCTTTGAGATTTCGGAAGATATCATCAAGCCTGACCCGGACTACTACACCACGCCATTCAACCGGCAGCGATTGGATAT GTTCATCATCAAAGATCAGGAGAACTTCTTCAACAATTCACAGAGGAGTAGGATTGCTCACGAGTGCCTGAATACCACCAGATTCGATGATGAGAGGTCAGCTATCG GCTTGAGGAAGTTGATCAATTCTGGTACATACGATGCTGTTTACCCGCTACATGAG CCGTGGATTAAACCTCAAGTATCTGACCCAAATGCGGAGAAT GGGTCTTTCAAAAGTGACCACTCTCTTCTTACTGCTGGTGCTGAAAATGATCGACAT CTTTTGTATGAAATGTGGGCACGACCCAAAAACTGGTACAAGTTCCAACCATTGGATCTCATCAG GAAATATTATGGTGAAAAGATCGGCATCTACTTCACATGGCTAGGATTTTATACAACCGCACTTATTCCACCGTCACTAGTAGGCCTCATCTGCTTTATCTACGGCTGTGCTACTGTGTTTGGAAATACACCGAG TAATGATATTTGTGATGAGAGTGGTATCGGCAACTTGACCATGTGCCCAATGTGTGATCTTCGTTGCCCCTACTGGCGCTTGAAGGAGAGTTGCGCATACTCACGATTGACTTACCTGTTTGATAATGGTGCCACTGTCTTCTTTGCCATTTTCATGGCACTCTGGG CCACCTTGTTCCTTGAATTCTGGAAGAGGCGCGAAAAGGAAATTCAATACGATTGGGATGTTGCCGactttgaagaagaagaggagacaATCAGGCCCGAGTATGAGGCGACAGTTACCCATAAGAGGGTCAACCCAGTCACACAGAACCTTGAGCCTTACATGCCTGTCTACTCTCGGGCTCCACGTATTGGTGGTACCATGCTGGCGATTCTCTTCATG ATCTGTCTTGTGCTTGCTGCAGTGTTTGCTGTGATCATCTATCGTGTGATCATTGTGGCTGTTCTGTACGCCCAAGGTGACACCCTCATCAAGAAGTATGCCAAGCTGTTGACGACTGCCACTGCCGCCTTGCTCTCTCTCATCACCATTATGCTCCTCAATAAGATCTATGAAAAGATTGCTATTTTCCTGACAAACTTTG AACAACCGAGGACTGAGACAGAGTTTGAAGACAAGTTCACTAGCAAGATGTTCTTGTTCCAATTTGTCAACTACTACTCAACCATCTTCTACATCGCATTCTTCAAAGGAAG GTTGAATGACTACCCAGGAAGCACTACATTTTATGTTGCTGGTTCCTATCGTCAAGAGGAG TGTGACCCTGCGGGCTGCTTGATCGAGCTCTGCATCCAGCTGGGTATCACCATGATTGGTAAACAGGCCTTCAACAACATCAAGGAATTGGTTATTCC TGTTGTCATGAATTACATCCGTGCGCGCAAGGCAAAGAAGGCTGAAAAGGATGAGAAGAATGTCTACACAAGGTGGGAACAGGACTTTGACCTTGGTGCTCAGCCTGACCTTGGATTGTTTGAGGAGTACCTTGAGATGG TTGTGCAATTTGGTTTCATCACCATCTTCGTGGCTGCTTTTCCACTGGCACCATTGTTTGCTCTCATCAACAATGTCATTGAGATTCGTCTGGACGCTTATAAGTTTGTCACACAGTGGAGGAGACCGGTCGCAGCTCGTTCACAGGATATTG GAGTCTGGATGATAATTCTTAAAAGCATCTCGTACTTCTCTGTCTTAACAAAT GCCTGCATCATTGCCTACACCTCGGACTTCATCCCAAAGCTGGTCTACCTGTACGAGTACAGCCCCGATGGAAAGCTCACTGGCTACATGAACAATTCACTCTCCGTCTTTAATGTGACAAACTTCCAGCCTGGGAGTGCGCCGGAAGATCCACGAACAGATATTTTTGGAACTGTAATATACTGCAG GTACCGTGACTACCGAGTGGGACCTGGTGAGCCACGAGAGTACAAGTATTCGATGCAGTACTGGCACATCTTTGCTGCCAAATTGGCATTTGTTCTTGTCTTTGAG CACTTTGTGTTCATCCTGAAAGCCCTCATCGACTACTTCGTACCCGACATGCCAGGCAATGTCAAGGCCCAGATCCTACGTGAGAAGTACCTGACCAAGACTGCTCTCCACGATGCGGAGGCATTGAAAGCCAAGCTACTACGCAAGAGGATGTCGTCTTCTCCGGCTGCTGCCCAGATAGAGACGAACATGTAG
- the LOC135488115 gene encoding anoctamin-4-like isoform X8: MDPNQDQARPIGFELMNVAGGEGETQPPPVGFEGIAQPAARPPPPGLYPQLDVPASNGLTQGEVGVTLANSDSVQEGTMEEEKKPLPEDTEERYPPASDLNDVKVDTNDEMGERAPLAGDMHGIDVEEAKGYHTMEEYSSQERRGLKVAKETMFFDDGKRRIDYVLAYREDDDDDKFVKKQERRAIYEEGLVELGLELEKEDKKDSQDGKTYYIKLHCPWEVLTRYAELMSMKMPMKIEGQSLVGDRKENDIEEEGRGCCGKRLPTCFEISEDIIKPDPDYYTTPFNRQRLDMFIIKDQENFFNNSQRSRIAHECLNTTRFDDERSAIGLRKLINSGTYDAVYPLHEGSFKSDHSLLTAGAENDRHLLYEMWARPKNWYKFQPLDLIRKYYGEKIGIYFTWLGFYTTALIPPSLVGLICFIYGCATVFGNTPSNDICDESGIGNLTMCPMCDLRCPYWRLKESCAYSRLTYLFDNGATVFFAIFMALWATLFLEFWKRREKEIQYDWDVADFEEEEETIRPEYEATVTHKRVNPVTQNLEPYMPVYSRAPRIGGTMLAILFMICLVLAAVFAVIIYRVIIVAVLYAQGDTLIKKYAKLLTTATAALLSLITIMLLNKIYEKIAIFLTNFEQPRTETEFEDKFTSKMFLFQFVNYYSTIFYIAFFKGRLNDYPGSTTFYVAGSYRQEECDPAGCLIELCIQLGITMIGKQAFNNIKELVIPVVMNYIRARKAKKAEKDEKNVYTRWEQDFDLGAQPDLGLFEEYLEMVVQFGFITIFVAAFPLAPLFALINNVIEIRLDAYKFVTQWRRPVAARSQDIGVWMIILKSISYFSVLTNACIIAYTSDFIPKLVYLYEYSPDGKLTGYMNNSLSVFNVTNFQPGSAPEDPRTDIFGTVIYCRYRDYRVGPGEPREYKYSMQYWHIFAAKLAFVLVFEHFVFILKALIDYFVPDMPGNVKAQILREKYLTKTALHDAEALKAKLLRKRMSSSPAAAQIETNM; encoded by the exons GTTTTGAAGGTATCGCCCAGCCTGCAGCAAGGCCCCCACCCCCAGGACTGTACCCCCAGCTCGATGTGCCTGCTAGTAATGGACTTACTCAAG gagAAGTTGGTGTTACGTTAGCCAACAGTGACAGTGTTCAGGAAGGCACCATGGAAGAGGAGAAGAAACCCTTACCAGAAG ATACTGAAGAGAGGTATCCACCTGCCAGTGACCTTAACGACGTCAAGGTCGACACGAATGACGAG ATGGGTGAACGAGCACCGTTAGCTGGTGACATGCATGGCATAGACGTTGAGGAGGCCAAG GGCTATCATACCATGGAGGAATACAGTAGCCAAGAAAGACGAGGACTG aaagtGGCCAAGGAgactatgttctttgatgatgGGAAGAGGAGAATCGATTATGTCTTGGCCTACAGagaagatgacgacgatgacaagtTTGTCAAGAAACAAGAGAGAAGGGCGATCTACGAAGAGGGCCTTGTTGAATTAGGCCTGGAGTTGGAGAAGGAGGACAAGAAG GACTCTCAGGATGGGAAGACCTACTACATCAAACTTCATTGCCCATGGGAAGTCTTGACCCGATATGCTGAGTTGATGAGCATGAAGATGCCTATGAAG ATCGAAGGCCAAAGTCTG GTTGGCGATCGTAAG GAGAATGACATTGAAGAAGAAGGCAGAGGCTGCTGTGGCAAAAGGTTGCCAACTTGCTTTGAGATTTCGGAAGATATCATCAAGCCTGACCCGGACTACTACACCACGCCATTCAACCGGCAGCGATTGGATAT GTTCATCATCAAAGATCAGGAGAACTTCTTCAACAATTCACAGAGGAGTAGGATTGCTCACGAGTGCCTGAATACCACCAGATTCGATGATGAGAGGTCAGCTATCG GCTTGAGGAAGTTGATCAATTCTGGTACATACGATGCTGTTTACCCGCTACATGAG GGGTCTTTCAAAAGTGACCACTCTCTTCTTACTGCTGGTGCTGAAAATGATCGACAT CTTTTGTATGAAATGTGGGCACGACCCAAAAACTGGTACAAGTTCCAACCATTGGATCTCATCAG GAAATATTATGGTGAAAAGATCGGCATCTACTTCACATGGCTAGGATTTTATACAACCGCACTTATTCCACCGTCACTAGTAGGCCTCATCTGCTTTATCTACGGCTGTGCTACTGTGTTTGGAAATACACCGAG TAATGATATTTGTGATGAGAGTGGTATCGGCAACTTGACCATGTGCCCAATGTGTGATCTTCGTTGCCCCTACTGGCGCTTGAAGGAGAGTTGCGCATACTCACGATTGACTTACCTGTTTGATAATGGTGCCACTGTCTTCTTTGCCATTTTCATGGCACTCTGGG CCACCTTGTTCCTTGAATTCTGGAAGAGGCGCGAAAAGGAAATTCAATACGATTGGGATGTTGCCGactttgaagaagaagaggagacaATCAGGCCCGAGTATGAGGCGACAGTTACCCATAAGAGGGTCAACCCAGTCACACAGAACCTTGAGCCTTACATGCCTGTCTACTCTCGGGCTCCACGTATTGGTGGTACCATGCTGGCGATTCTCTTCATG ATCTGTCTTGTGCTTGCTGCAGTGTTTGCTGTGATCATCTATCGTGTGATCATTGTGGCTGTTCTGTACGCCCAAGGTGACACCCTCATCAAGAAGTATGCCAAGCTGTTGACGACTGCCACTGCCGCCTTGCTCTCTCTCATCACCATTATGCTCCTCAATAAGATCTATGAAAAGATTGCTATTTTCCTGACAAACTTTG AACAACCGAGGACTGAGACAGAGTTTGAAGACAAGTTCACTAGCAAGATGTTCTTGTTCCAATTTGTCAACTACTACTCAACCATCTTCTACATCGCATTCTTCAAAGGAAG GTTGAATGACTACCCAGGAAGCACTACATTTTATGTTGCTGGTTCCTATCGTCAAGAGGAG TGTGACCCTGCGGGCTGCTTGATCGAGCTCTGCATCCAGCTGGGTATCACCATGATTGGTAAACAGGCCTTCAACAACATCAAGGAATTGGTTATTCC TGTTGTCATGAATTACATCCGTGCGCGCAAGGCAAAGAAGGCTGAAAAGGATGAGAAGAATGTCTACACAAGGTGGGAACAGGACTTTGACCTTGGTGCTCAGCCTGACCTTGGATTGTTTGAGGAGTACCTTGAGATGG TTGTGCAATTTGGTTTCATCACCATCTTCGTGGCTGCTTTTCCACTGGCACCATTGTTTGCTCTCATCAACAATGTCATTGAGATTCGTCTGGACGCTTATAAGTTTGTCACACAGTGGAGGAGACCGGTCGCAGCTCGTTCACAGGATATTG GAGTCTGGATGATAATTCTTAAAAGCATCTCGTACTTCTCTGTCTTAACAAAT GCCTGCATCATTGCCTACACCTCGGACTTCATCCCAAAGCTGGTCTACCTGTACGAGTACAGCCCCGATGGAAAGCTCACTGGCTACATGAACAATTCACTCTCCGTCTTTAATGTGACAAACTTCCAGCCTGGGAGTGCGCCGGAAGATCCACGAACAGATATTTTTGGAACTGTAATATACTGCAG GTACCGTGACTACCGAGTGGGACCTGGTGAGCCACGAGAGTACAAGTATTCGATGCAGTACTGGCACATCTTTGCTGCCAAATTGGCATTTGTTCTTGTCTTTGAG CACTTTGTGTTCATCCTGAAAGCCCTCATCGACTACTTCGTACCCGACATGCCAGGCAATGTCAAGGCCCAGATCCTACGTGAGAAGTACCTGACCAAGACTGCTCTCCACGATGCGGAGGCATTGAAAGCCAAGCTACTACGCAAGAGGATGTCGTCTTCTCCGGCTGCTGCCCAGATAGAGACGAACATGTAG
- the LOC135488115 gene encoding anoctamin-4-like isoform X13, whose translation MDPNQDQARPIGFELMNVAGGEGETQPPPVGFEGIAQPAARPPPPGLYPQLDVPASNGLTQDTEERYPPASDLNDVKVDTNDEYIPLHRYYASDGTSSSSSVKSWRKPDAAKVAKETMFFDDGKRRIDYVLAYREDDDDDKFVKKQERRAIYEEGLVELGLELEKEDKKDSQDGKTYYIKLHCPWEVLTRYAELMSMKMPMKIEGQSLVGDRKENDIEEEGRGCCGKRLPTCFEISEDIIKPDPDYYTTPFNRQRLDMFIIKDQENFFNNSQRSRIAHECLNTTRFDDERSAIGLRKLINSGTYDAVYPLHEPWIKPQVSDPNAENGSFKSDHSLLTAGAENDRHLLYEMWARPKNWYKFQPLDLIRKYYGEKIGIYFTWLGFYTTALIPPSLVGLICFIYGCATVFGNTPSNDICDESGIGNLTMCPMCDLRCPYWRLKESCAYSRLTYLFDNGATVFFAIFMALWATLFLEFWKRREKEIQYDWDVADFEEEEETIRPEYEATVTHKRVNPVTQNLEPYMPVYSRAPRIGGTMLAILFMICLVLAAVFAVIIYRVIIVAVLYAQGDTLIKKYAKLLTTATAALLSLITIMLLNKIYEKIAIFLTNFEQPRTETEFEDKFTSKMFLFQFVNYYSTIFYIAFFKGRLNDYPGSTTFYVAGSYRQEECDPAGCLIELCIQLGITMIGKQAFNNIKELVIPVVMNYIRARKAKKAEKDEKNVYTRWEQDFDLGAQPDLGLFEEYLEMVVQFGFITIFVAAFPLAPLFALINNVIEIRLDAYKFVTQWRRPVAARSQDIGVWMIILKSISYFSVLTNACIIAYTSDFIPKLVYLYEYSPDGKLTGYMNNSLSVFNVTNFQPGSAPEDPRTDIFGTVIYCRYRDYRVGPGEPREYKYSMQYWHIFAAKLAFVLVFEHFVFILKALIDYFVPDMPGNVKAQILREKYLTKTALHDAEALKAKLLRKRMSSSPAAAQIETNM comes from the exons GTTTTGAAGGTATCGCCCAGCCTGCAGCAAGGCCCCCACCCCCAGGACTGTACCCCCAGCTCGATGTGCCTGCTAGTAATGGACTTACTCAAG ATACTGAAGAGAGGTATCCACCTGCCAGTGACCTTAACGACGTCAAGGTCGACACGAATGACGAG TATATTCCCCTCCATAGATATTACGCTTCTGATGGCACTAGTTCTTCTTCGTCTGTCAAATCTTGGAGAAAACCAGATGCAGCG aaagtGGCCAAGGAgactatgttctttgatgatgGGAAGAGGAGAATCGATTATGTCTTGGCCTACAGagaagatgacgacgatgacaagtTTGTCAAGAAACAAGAGAGAAGGGCGATCTACGAAGAGGGCCTTGTTGAATTAGGCCTGGAGTTGGAGAAGGAGGACAAGAAG GACTCTCAGGATGGGAAGACCTACTACATCAAACTTCATTGCCCATGGGAAGTCTTGACCCGATATGCTGAGTTGATGAGCATGAAGATGCCTATGAAG ATCGAAGGCCAAAGTCTG GTTGGCGATCGTAAG GAGAATGACATTGAAGAAGAAGGCAGAGGCTGCTGTGGCAAAAGGTTGCCAACTTGCTTTGAGATTTCGGAAGATATCATCAAGCCTGACCCGGACTACTACACCACGCCATTCAACCGGCAGCGATTGGATAT GTTCATCATCAAAGATCAGGAGAACTTCTTCAACAATTCACAGAGGAGTAGGATTGCTCACGAGTGCCTGAATACCACCAGATTCGATGATGAGAGGTCAGCTATCG GCTTGAGGAAGTTGATCAATTCTGGTACATACGATGCTGTTTACCCGCTACATGAG CCGTGGATTAAACCTCAAGTATCTGACCCAAATGCGGAGAAT GGGTCTTTCAAAAGTGACCACTCTCTTCTTACTGCTGGTGCTGAAAATGATCGACAT CTTTTGTATGAAATGTGGGCACGACCCAAAAACTGGTACAAGTTCCAACCATTGGATCTCATCAG GAAATATTATGGTGAAAAGATCGGCATCTACTTCACATGGCTAGGATTTTATACAACCGCACTTATTCCACCGTCACTAGTAGGCCTCATCTGCTTTATCTACGGCTGTGCTACTGTGTTTGGAAATACACCGAG TAATGATATTTGTGATGAGAGTGGTATCGGCAACTTGACCATGTGCCCAATGTGTGATCTTCGTTGCCCCTACTGGCGCTTGAAGGAGAGTTGCGCATACTCACGATTGACTTACCTGTTTGATAATGGTGCCACTGTCTTCTTTGCCATTTTCATGGCACTCTGGG CCACCTTGTTCCTTGAATTCTGGAAGAGGCGCGAAAAGGAAATTCAATACGATTGGGATGTTGCCGactttgaagaagaagaggagacaATCAGGCCCGAGTATGAGGCGACAGTTACCCATAAGAGGGTCAACCCAGTCACACAGAACCTTGAGCCTTACATGCCTGTCTACTCTCGGGCTCCACGTATTGGTGGTACCATGCTGGCGATTCTCTTCATG ATCTGTCTTGTGCTTGCTGCAGTGTTTGCTGTGATCATCTATCGTGTGATCATTGTGGCTGTTCTGTACGCCCAAGGTGACACCCTCATCAAGAAGTATGCCAAGCTGTTGACGACTGCCACTGCCGCCTTGCTCTCTCTCATCACCATTATGCTCCTCAATAAGATCTATGAAAAGATTGCTATTTTCCTGACAAACTTTG AACAACCGAGGACTGAGACAGAGTTTGAAGACAAGTTCACTAGCAAGATGTTCTTGTTCCAATTTGTCAACTACTACTCAACCATCTTCTACATCGCATTCTTCAAAGGAAG GTTGAATGACTACCCAGGAAGCACTACATTTTATGTTGCTGGTTCCTATCGTCAAGAGGAG TGTGACCCTGCGGGCTGCTTGATCGAGCTCTGCATCCAGCTGGGTATCACCATGATTGGTAAACAGGCCTTCAACAACATCAAGGAATTGGTTATTCC TGTTGTCATGAATTACATCCGTGCGCGCAAGGCAAAGAAGGCTGAAAAGGATGAGAAGAATGTCTACACAAGGTGGGAACAGGACTTTGACCTTGGTGCTCAGCCTGACCTTGGATTGTTTGAGGAGTACCTTGAGATGG TTGTGCAATTTGGTTTCATCACCATCTTCGTGGCTGCTTTTCCACTGGCACCATTGTTTGCTCTCATCAACAATGTCATTGAGATTCGTCTGGACGCTTATAAGTTTGTCACACAGTGGAGGAGACCGGTCGCAGCTCGTTCACAGGATATTG GAGTCTGGATGATAATTCTTAAAAGCATCTCGTACTTCTCTGTCTTAACAAAT GCCTGCATCATTGCCTACACCTCGGACTTCATCCCAAAGCTGGTCTACCTGTACGAGTACAGCCCCGATGGAAAGCTCACTGGCTACATGAACAATTCACTCTCCGTCTTTAATGTGACAAACTTCCAGCCTGGGAGTGCGCCGGAAGATCCACGAACAGATATTTTTGGAACTGTAATATACTGCAG GTACCGTGACTACCGAGTGGGACCTGGTGAGCCACGAGAGTACAAGTATTCGATGCAGTACTGGCACATCTTTGCTGCCAAATTGGCATTTGTTCTTGTCTTTGAG CACTTTGTGTTCATCCTGAAAGCCCTCATCGACTACTTCGTACCCGACATGCCAGGCAATGTCAAGGCCCAGATCCTACGTGAGAAGTACCTGACCAAGACTGCTCTCCACGATGCGGAGGCATTGAAAGCCAAGCTACTACGCAAGAGGATGTCGTCTTCTCCGGCTGCTGCCCAGATAGAGACGAACATGTAG